A single region of the Stenotrophomonas sp. Marseille-Q4652 genome encodes:
- a CDS encoding ferredoxin--NADP reductase, translating to MSSAFGAETVLEVRHWTDAYFSFTTTRDSGFRFENGQFVMIGLETEARPLLRAYSIASANWEENLEFFSIKVQDGPLTSRLQHIKPGDKVLVGKKPTGTLLISDLHPGRHLYLLGTGTGLAPWLSVIKDPETYERFDKVILTHGVRFEKDLAYREYFEKELPQHEFLGEMIRDKLLYYPAVTREPFPNQGRLTTLLETGEMQRTLGLSELNPENDRAMICGSPQMLADLRSVLDARGFQVSSRIGQPGHYVFERAFVEK from the coding sequence ATGTCTTCTGCTTTTGGCGCCGAAACGGTGCTCGAGGTCCGCCACTGGACCGACGCGTACTTCAGCTTCACCACCACCCGTGACAGCGGTTTCCGCTTCGAGAACGGCCAGTTCGTGATGATCGGCCTGGAGACGGAGGCCCGCCCGCTGCTGCGCGCCTATTCCATCGCCAGCGCCAACTGGGAGGAGAACCTGGAGTTCTTCAGCATCAAGGTCCAGGACGGCCCGCTGACCTCGCGCCTGCAGCACATCAAGCCCGGCGACAAGGTGCTGGTCGGCAAGAAGCCCACCGGTACCCTGCTGATTTCCGACCTGCACCCGGGCAGGCACCTGTATCTGCTGGGTACCGGCACCGGCCTGGCGCCGTGGCTGTCGGTCATCAAGGACCCGGAAACCTACGAGCGCTTCGACAAGGTGATCCTCACGCATGGCGTGCGCTTCGAGAAGGACCTTGCCTACCGCGAGTACTTCGAGAAGGAACTGCCGCAGCACGAGTTCCTCGGCGAGATGATCCGCGACAAGCTGCTGTACTACCCGGCGGTCACCCGCGAACCGTTCCCGAACCAGGGCCGCCTGACCACCCTGCTGGAAACCGGGGAGATGCAGCGCACCCTCGGCCTGTCCGAACTCAACCCGGAGAATGACCGCGCCATGATCTGCGGCAGCCCGCAGATGCTGGCCGACCTGCGCAGCGTGCTGGACGCACGCGGCTTCCAGGTGTCCTCCCGCATTGGCCAGCCCGGCCACTACGTGTTCGAGCGCGCCTTCGTCGAGAAATAA
- a CDS encoding ABC transporter ATP-binding protein, translated as MPSRPGPAPAQSSPSLRERFRAMRNVPPFLRMIWKTSPGLTLLSLGLRLIRSLLPLAMLYVGKLIIDEAVRLAGLPGTFPPLEQAISSGLLSPLLGLLALELGLAVAADLLGRLVSYADGLLSELFTNASSIRLMEHAAELDLEDFEDADVQDKLDRARRQTMGRMNLMSQLFGQVQDAITVASLAVGLVVYAPWLIVLLAVALVPAFIGESHFNALGYSLNFQWTPERRQLEYLRQTGASVESAKEVKIFNLHPFLIERYRTLATKFYLANRSLARRRAAWGTLLAALGTLGYYAAYAYIAWRTVRGDFSIGDLTFLAGSFQRLRQLLEGLLVGFSQVASQALYLDDLFSFFAIEPEIHSPANPLPVPRPIRQGFVFEDVGFRYPDAERWAVRHLSFELHAGEVLALVGENGAGKTTLVKLLARLYDPDEGRILLDGRDLRDYDLDDLRANMGVIFQDFVRYHLTAGENIGVGLVEAMDDQARIREAARRAMADEVIGSLPGGYDQLIGRRFKTGVDLSGGQWQKIAIARAYMRDAQVMILDEPTAALDARSEFEVFQRFKELSDNRTAVLISHRFSSVRMADRILVLEQGRIEASGTHEELMAAGGRYAELFELQAAGYR; from the coding sequence ATGCCCAGCCGCCCAGGTCCCGCCCCCGCCCAATCCAGCCCCAGCCTGCGCGAGCGCTTCCGGGCGATGCGCAACGTGCCGCCGTTCCTGCGGATGATCTGGAAGACCAGTCCCGGACTGACCCTGCTCAGCCTCGGCCTGCGCCTGATCCGCTCGCTGCTGCCGCTGGCGATGCTGTACGTCGGCAAGCTGATCATCGACGAGGCGGTGCGGCTGGCCGGCCTGCCGGGCACCTTCCCGCCGCTGGAACAGGCGATTTCCAGCGGCCTGCTGTCGCCCCTGCTCGGCCTGCTGGCACTGGAGCTGGGCCTGGCCGTGGCCGCCGACCTGCTCGGCCGGCTGGTCAGCTACGCCGATGGCCTGCTGTCGGAGCTGTTCACCAATGCCAGCTCGATCCGGCTGATGGAGCATGCTGCCGAGCTGGACCTGGAGGACTTCGAGGACGCCGACGTCCAGGACAAGCTGGACCGCGCGCGGCGCCAGACCATGGGCCGCATGAACCTGATGAGCCAGCTGTTTGGCCAGGTGCAGGACGCGATCACCGTGGCCAGCCTGGCCGTCGGTCTGGTGGTGTACGCCCCGTGGCTGATCGTGCTGCTGGCCGTGGCCCTGGTGCCGGCCTTCATCGGCGAGTCGCACTTCAACGCGCTGGGCTATTCGCTCAACTTCCAGTGGACGCCCGAGCGCCGCCAGCTCGAATACCTGCGCCAGACCGGTGCCAGCGTCGAGAGCGCCAAGGAGGTGAAGATCTTCAACCTCCATCCGTTCCTGATCGAGCGCTACCGCACGCTGGCAACGAAGTTCTACCTGGCCAACCGCTCGCTGGCCCGCCGGCGCGCAGCCTGGGGCACCCTGCTGGCCGCGCTCGGCACGCTGGGCTACTACGCCGCCTACGCCTACATCGCCTGGCGCACGGTGCGCGGTGATTTCTCCATCGGCGACCTGACCTTCCTGGCCGGCAGCTTCCAGCGCCTGCGCCAGCTCCTCGAGGGTCTGCTGGTCGGGTTCTCGCAGGTCGCCAGCCAGGCGCTGTACCTGGACGACCTGTTCTCCTTCTTCGCCATCGAGCCGGAGATCCACAGCCCGGCCAACCCGCTGCCGGTCCCCCGCCCGATCCGCCAGGGCTTCGTGTTCGAGGACGTGGGCTTCCGCTATCCCGACGCCGAGCGCTGGGCCGTGCGCCACCTCAGCTTCGAGCTGCATGCCGGCGAGGTGCTGGCCCTGGTCGGCGAGAACGGCGCCGGCAAGACCACCCTGGTCAAGCTGCTGGCCCGGCTCTACGACCCGGACGAGGGCCGTATCCTGCTCGATGGCCGCGACTTGCGCGACTACGACCTGGACGACCTGCGCGCCAACATGGGCGTGATCTTCCAGGACTTCGTGCGCTACCACCTGACCGCCGGGGAGAACATCGGCGTCGGCCTGGTCGAGGCAATGGACGACCAGGCGCGCATCCGCGAGGCTGCGCGCCGGGCGATGGCCGACGAGGTGATCGGATCACTGCCCGGCGGCTATGACCAGCTGATCGGGCGCCGCTTCAAGACCGGCGTGGACCTTTCCGGTGGCCAGTGGCAGAAGATCGCCATTGCCCGCGCCTACATGCGCGATGCGCAGGTGATGATCCTCGACGAGCCCACTGCCGCGCTGGATGCACGCAGCGAGTTCGAGGTGTTCCAGCGCTTCAAGGAGCTGTCGGACAACCGGACCGCAGTGCTGATCTCGCACCGTTTCTCCTCGGTGCGCATGGCCGACCGCATCCTGGTGCTGGAACAGGGCCGGATCGAAGCCAGCGGTACCCACGAGGAACTGATGGCCGCCGGCGGCCGCTATGCCGAGCTGTTTGAACTGCAGGCGGCGGGCTATCGCTGA
- a CDS encoding trimeric intracellular cation channel family protein yields the protein MQTFILVLDLVGTFAFALSGATLGVRRKLDIFGVLVLSFAAAVAGGMTRDVLIGATPVAAISDWRYPATTLVAGVVTFYWAPLIERLQYPVRMFDAMGLALFAVTGTEKALAHGIDPPMAAALGMLSGIGGGIARDVLMARVPLVLQAELYAVAALAGAAVVAGGAWLHLPAVVCTVGGALLCFGLRVMAMKYGWHLPVALQSNEPPPPEGPLR from the coding sequence ATGCAGACCTTCATCCTCGTCCTCGACCTGGTCGGAACCTTCGCCTTCGCCCTGAGCGGCGCCACCCTGGGCGTGCGCCGCAAGCTGGACATCTTCGGCGTGCTGGTCCTGTCCTTCGCCGCCGCGGTGGCCGGGGGCATGACCCGCGACGTGCTGATCGGCGCCACCCCGGTGGCCGCGATCAGCGACTGGCGCTATCCCGCCACCACCCTGGTGGCGGGCGTCGTCACCTTCTACTGGGCGCCGCTGATCGAGCGATTGCAGTATCCGGTGCGGATGTTCGACGCGATGGGCCTGGCGCTGTTCGCGGTGACCGGCACGGAAAAGGCGCTGGCCCACGGCATCGACCCGCCGATGGCGGCCGCGCTGGGCATGCTCTCGGGCATCGGCGGCGGCATTGCCCGCGACGTGCTGATGGCACGGGTACCGCTGGTGCTGCAGGCCGAGCTGTACGCCGTGGCCGCGCTGGCCGGGGCGGCCGTGGTGGCCGGGGGCGCGTGGCTGCACCTGCCGGCCGTGGTCTGCACGGTGGGCGGTGCGCTGCTGTGCTTCGGCCTGCGGGTGATGGCGATGAAGTACGGTTGGCACCTGCCGGTGGCGCTGCAGTCCAACGAGCCACCGCCGCCGGAAGGCCCGCTGCGTTGA
- a CDS encoding fumarate hydratase — MPVSIKQEDLIQSIADALQYISYYHPVDYIKNLAAAYEREESPAAKEAMAQILINSRMCAEGHRPICQDTGIVTVFLEIGMNVRWDDATMGVEDMANEGIRRAYNHPDNKLRASVLADPAGKRQNTKDNTPGVVNVKVVPGKTVEVIVAAKGGGSEAKSKFAMLNPSDSIVDWVLKTVPTMGAGWCPPGMLGIGIGGTAEKAMLLAKEALMEPIDINDLKARGPSNRAEELRLELYEKVNALGIGAQGLGGLTTVLDIKVKDYPTHAANLPVAMIPNCAATRHAHFTLDGSGPVMLDPPSLEDWPKLTYDASKGTRVNLDTVTPEEVASWKPGQTLLLNGKLLTGRDAAHKRMVDMLNRGEELPVSLKGRFIYYVGPVDPVRDEVVGPAGPTTATRMDKFTEQVLEQTGLLGMVGKAERGPAAIEAIRKHRSAYLMAVGGSAYLVSKAIKAARVVGFADLGMEAIYEFEVQDMPVTVAVDSTGESVHKTGPREWQARIGKIPVVVE; from the coding sequence CTGCCGGTTTCGATCAAGCAGGAAGACCTGATCCAGTCCATTGCCGACGCCCTGCAGTACATCTCCTATTACCACCCGGTCGACTACATCAAGAACCTTGCCGCCGCCTACGAGCGCGAGGAATCGCCGGCCGCCAAGGAGGCCATGGCGCAGATCCTGATCAACTCGCGCATGTGCGCCGAGGGCCACCGCCCGATCTGCCAGGACACCGGCATCGTCACCGTGTTCCTCGAGATCGGCATGAACGTGCGCTGGGACGACGCCACCATGGGTGTCGAGGATATGGCCAACGAGGGCATCCGCCGCGCCTACAACCACCCGGACAACAAGCTGCGCGCCTCGGTGCTGGCTGATCCGGCCGGCAAGCGCCAGAACACGAAGGACAACACTCCGGGCGTGGTCAACGTCAAGGTCGTGCCGGGCAAGACTGTGGAAGTGATCGTGGCCGCCAAGGGCGGTGGTTCGGAAGCCAAGAGCAAGTTCGCCATGCTCAACCCGTCGGACTCGATCGTCGACTGGGTGCTCAAGACCGTGCCGACGATGGGCGCCGGCTGGTGCCCGCCGGGCATGCTCGGCATCGGCATCGGCGGCACCGCCGAAAAGGCGATGCTGCTGGCCAAGGAAGCGCTGATGGAGCCGATCGACATCAACGACCTCAAGGCCCGGGGCCCGTCCAACCGTGCCGAGGAGCTGCGCCTGGAGCTGTATGAAAAGGTCAACGCGCTGGGCATCGGTGCCCAGGGCCTGGGCGGCCTGACTACGGTGCTGGACATCAAGGTCAAGGATTACCCGACCCACGCGGCCAACCTGCCGGTGGCGATGATCCCCAACTGCGCCGCCACCCGCCACGCCCACTTCACCCTGGACGGCAGCGGCCCGGTGATGCTGGACCCGCCGTCGCTGGAAGACTGGCCGAAGCTGACCTACGACGCCTCCAAGGGCACCCGAGTCAACCTCGACACCGTGACCCCGGAAGAGGTGGCTTCGTGGAAGCCGGGCCAGACCCTGCTGCTCAACGGCAAGCTGCTCACCGGCCGCGACGCCGCGCACAAGCGCATGGTCGACATGCTCAACCGTGGCGAGGAGCTGCCAGTCAGCCTGAAGGGCCGTTTCATCTACTACGTCGGCCCGGTCGATCCGGTGCGTGACGAGGTCGTCGGCCCGGCCGGCCCGACCACCGCCACCCGCATGGACAAGTTCACCGAGCAGGTGCTCGAGCAGACCGGCCTGCTGGGCATGGTCGGCAAGGCCGAGCGCGGCCCGGCCGCGATCGAGGCAATCAGGAAGCACAGGTCTGCCTACCTGATGGCCGTCGGTGGTTCGGCCTACCTGGTGTCCAAGGCGATCAAGGCGGCCAGGGTCGTCGGCTTCGCTGACCTGGGCATGGAGGCGATCTACGAGTTCGAGGTCCAGGACATGCCGGTGACCGTGGCCGTGGATTCCACTGGCGAGTCGGTACACAAGACCGGCCCGCGCGAGTGGCAGGCCCGCATCGGCAAGATCCCGGTGGTCGTGGAATAA
- a CDS encoding glutathione S-transferase family protein, giving the protein MSVVLYGSQSTASLVVHWLLIELGIEHELRQLDFDRREQKSPEYLALNPVGRVPTLVIDGQVLTESAAIAMHLADLHPQAGLAPAPGTPARGDYYRWMCFCVYTLMPAYRAWFYPHEPAGEANIAVVKERARAQLEAAWQQMADHLATHGPYVLGHPLSAVDFVLTMLMRWSRNMPRPTDSWPSLLAHAQRMKARPSFAEVYRREGISDWT; this is encoded by the coding sequence ATGTCCGTCGTCCTGTATGGATCGCAAAGCACTGCCTCGCTGGTCGTGCACTGGCTGCTGATCGAGCTGGGCATCGAGCACGAACTCCGCCAGCTGGATTTCGACCGGCGCGAGCAGAAGTCGCCGGAGTACCTGGCGCTCAATCCGGTCGGCCGCGTGCCGACGCTGGTGATCGATGGCCAAGTGCTGACCGAGTCGGCGGCCATCGCCATGCACCTGGCCGACCTGCATCCGCAGGCCGGACTGGCGCCAGCGCCGGGCACGCCGGCGCGCGGTGACTACTACCGCTGGATGTGCTTCTGCGTCTATACGCTGATGCCGGCCTACCGCGCATGGTTCTACCCGCACGAGCCGGCCGGCGAGGCGAACATCGCCGTGGTCAAGGAGCGCGCCCGGGCCCAGCTCGAAGCTGCCTGGCAGCAAATGGCCGACCACCTGGCCACCCACGGTCCTTATGTGCTGGGTCACCCGCTGTCGGCGGTGGACTTCGTCCTGACCATGCTGATGCGCTGGAGCCGGAACATGCCGCGGCCGACCGACAGCTGGCCGAGCCTGCTTGCGCATGCGCAACGGATGAAGGCGCGGCCGTCGTTTGCCGAGGTCTACCGGCGCGAGGGCATCAGCGACTGGACGTGA
- a CDS encoding phospholipase A — MHRNLLRDAISFSLLSLPLAVAAQEALPTPASPEACLALDSDALRLACYDAALGRVANDTKTADLAASVASQAIKAEKQAMSETREEQRRPELFAHDELRAVAANAGKGSLLDSRWELAKDSKLGTFQLRAYKPVYLLPAYWSSKPNQMPQSPNPRNSVDVPEDLGSTELKFQLSFKTKLAENLFGSNGDIWAGYTQSSRWQAYNSELSRPFRETNYEPELMLAFRNGYSLFGWNGRMTAIHLNHQSNGRSDPLSRSWNRVILNVGLDRDNWAIMLRPWYRVPESGGDDNNPDIADYMGRGDVTVTWNKDGHALALMARHSLRGGDRSHGALQLDYGFPLSKLLRGHVQVFDGYGESMIDYNHKATYVGVGVSLLDWF, encoded by the coding sequence ATGCACCGCAACCTTCTGCGCGATGCCATATCGTTTTCCCTGCTTTCGCTTCCGCTTGCCGTGGCCGCGCAGGAGGCCCTGCCTACCCCCGCATCTCCCGAAGCCTGCCTCGCGCTGGATTCCGACGCCCTGCGCCTGGCCTGTTATGACGCCGCGCTAGGACGTGTAGCCAACGATACGAAGACCGCTGACCTGGCGGCCTCGGTCGCCTCGCAGGCGATAAAGGCTGAAAAGCAGGCCATGTCCGAAACGCGGGAGGAGCAGCGCCGCCCAGAGCTGTTCGCCCACGACGAGCTGCGCGCTGTAGCCGCCAACGCCGGCAAGGGCTCGCTGCTGGACAGCCGCTGGGAACTGGCCAAGGACTCAAAGCTGGGGACCTTCCAGCTGCGTGCCTACAAGCCGGTCTACCTGCTGCCCGCGTACTGGAGCAGCAAGCCCAACCAGATGCCGCAGTCGCCCAATCCGCGCAACTCGGTGGATGTGCCCGAAGACCTCGGCAGCACCGAACTCAAGTTCCAGCTGAGCTTCAAGACCAAGCTGGCCGAGAACCTGTTCGGCTCCAACGGGGACATCTGGGCTGGCTATACCCAGAGCTCGCGCTGGCAGGCCTACAACAGCGAGCTGTCGCGCCCGTTCCGCGAGACCAACTACGAGCCAGAGCTGATGCTGGCCTTCCGCAACGGCTATTCGCTGTTCGGCTGGAACGGGCGCATGACCGCGATCCACCTCAACCACCAGTCCAATGGCCGCTCAGACCCGTTGTCGCGCAGCTGGAACCGCGTGATCCTCAACGTCGGGCTGGACCGCGACAACTGGGCGATCATGCTGCGTCCCTGGTACCGCGTGCCGGAAAGCGGTGGGGACGACAACAACCCGGACATCGCCGACTACATGGGACGCGGCGACGTCACCGTGACCTGGAACAAGGACGGCCACGCGCTGGCGCTGATGGCCCGTCATTCGCTGCGCGGCGGCGACCGCTCGCACGGTGCGCTGCAGCTCGATTACGGCTTCCCGCTCAGCAAGCTGCTGCGTGGCCACGTGCAGGTGTTCGACGGCTATGGCGAGAGCATGATCGACTACAACCACAAGGCGACCTACGTCGGCGTGGGCGTATCGCTGCTGGATTGGTTCTGA
- a CDS encoding DUF456 domain-containing protein has product MDHSFILYLLAVLMVLAGIAGVLLPALPGIPLVFAGLLLAAWADGFEHVGWLPLVLLALLTLFSFVVDLLATVVGAKRVGASSRALWGTAVGTVAGLFFMPWGLFLGPLLGALVGEYLHGRQLGHATRVGLGTWLGILLGLACKAALVVTMLGVFAFAWFF; this is encoded by the coding sequence ATGGACCATTCATTCATCTTGTACCTGCTGGCCGTCCTGATGGTGCTCGCGGGCATCGCCGGGGTCCTGCTTCCCGCCCTTCCGGGCATCCCGCTGGTGTTCGCCGGCCTGCTGCTCGCAGCCTGGGCAGACGGTTTCGAGCACGTGGGCTGGCTGCCGCTGGTGCTGCTGGCATTGCTCACCCTGTTCTCCTTCGTCGTCGACCTGCTGGCCACGGTCGTCGGCGCCAAACGGGTCGGTGCCAGCAGCAGGGCCCTCTGGGGTACGGCGGTCGGCACCGTGGCCGGCCTGTTCTTCATGCCCTGGGGATTGTTCCTCGGGCCGCTGCTGGGCGCCCTGGTTGGCGAGTACCTGCACGGTCGCCAGCTTGGCCACGCCACCCGGGTCGGGCTGGGCACCTGGCTTGGCATCCTGCTGGGACTGGCATGCAAGGCCGCGCTGGTGGTGACGATGCTGGGCGTGTTTGCCTTCGCGTGGTTTTTCTGA
- a CDS encoding cold-shock protein yields the protein MADRETGTVKWFNDAKGFGFISRENGEDVFVHFRAIQTQGFKSLKEGQKVSFTVVQGQKGLQADAVQPD from the coding sequence ATGGCAGATCGCGAAACCGGTACCGTCAAGTGGTTCAATGATGCCAAGGGCTTCGGATTCATCAGCCGCGAGAACGGCGAAGATGTGTTCGTGCACTTCCGCGCCATCCAGACCCAAGGCTTCAAGAGCCTGAAGGAAGGTCAGAAGGTCAGCTTCACCGTCGTCCAGGGCCAGAAGGGCCTGCAGGCCGACGCAGTGCAGCCGGACTGA
- a CDS encoding glycine zipper 2TM domain-containing protein → MRFQLIAIGAVASLALAGCASSPGYSNTGGYNTGYGNSGYSTSARCADCGIVTRINTVQSGRTAPAATGAVLGGIVGAVAGHEISDKTGGSKGNQNIAAVAGAAAGALAGNKIQQNVTGESYDIQVRMDDGRVIVVNQKDLNGIRENTYVRVVNGRVVLR, encoded by the coding sequence ATGAGGTTCCAGTTGATCGCCATCGGCGCAGTTGCCAGCCTGGCCCTGGCAGGCTGCGCGTCTTCCCCCGGTTACAGCAATACCGGCGGCTACAACACCGGTTACGGCAATTCCGGCTATTCCACCTCCGCCCGCTGCGCTGACTGTGGCATCGTGACCCGCATCAATACCGTGCAGTCCGGCCGTACCGCCCCGGCAGCGACCGGCGCCGTGCTCGGCGGCATCGTCGGCGCCGTGGCGGGCCACGAGATCTCCGACAAGACCGGTGGCAGCAAGGGCAACCAGAACATCGCCGCCGTGGCCGGTGCCGCCGCGGGCGCACTGGCCGGCAACAAGATCCAGCAGAACGTCACCGGCGAGTCCTATGACATCCAGGTGCGCATGGACGACGGCCGCGTGATCGTGGTCAACCAGAAGGACCTCAACGGCATCCGCGAGAACACCTACGTGCGCGTGGTGAACGGCCGCGTGGTCCTGCGCTGA
- a CDS encoding tRNA threonylcarbamoyladenosine dehydratase: MKKELRDRFAGIDRLYGAGTVERLAGCRVAVVGMGGVGSWVVEALARSAVGHLALIDADDICVSNTNRQLPALEGQYGRNKAVAMAERCRAINPLCEISVVESFLTPANQAELLDQGFDLVIDACDSFRVKVEAIAWCRRRKLPILTVGAAGGRTDPTQVRIRDVSRTEHDAMLALIRKKLRSDFNFPSNPKRYFGVPAVYSLENVKYPQADGSVCGIRPNLGPDAALSLDCGAGLGAATHITGAFAFAAVGKALEMLLKPGIAEKSGEAAAAAAD; the protein is encoded by the coding sequence ATGAAGAAAGAACTGCGTGATCGCTTTGCCGGCATCGACCGGTTGTACGGGGCCGGTACGGTCGAACGCCTGGCCGGTTGCCGCGTCGCCGTGGTCGGCATGGGCGGTGTCGGCTCGTGGGTGGTGGAGGCGCTGGCGCGCTCGGCGGTCGGGCACCTGGCCCTGATCGACGCCGACGACATCTGCGTCTCCAACACCAACCGGCAGTTGCCGGCGCTGGAAGGCCAGTATGGCCGCAACAAGGCCGTGGCCATGGCCGAGCGTTGCCGCGCGATCAACCCGCTGTGCGAGATCAGCGTGGTCGAATCGTTCCTGACCCCGGCCAACCAGGCCGAGCTGCTCGACCAGGGATTTGACCTGGTGATCGACGCCTGTGACAGCTTCCGGGTCAAGGTCGAGGCGATTGCCTGGTGCCGCCGCCGCAAGCTGCCGATCCTCACGGTGGGCGCGGCAGGTGGCCGTACCGATCCGACCCAGGTCCGCATCCGCGATGTCTCGCGTACCGAACACGATGCAATGCTGGCGCTGATCCGCAAGAAGCTGCGCAGCGATTTCAACTTCCCGTCCAATCCGAAGCGCTATTTCGGCGTACCGGCGGTGTACTCGCTGGAGAACGTCAAATATCCGCAGGCCGATGGCAGCGTCTGCGGCATCCGCCCGAATCTCGGCCCGGATGCGGCGCTGAGCCTGGACTGCGGTGCCGGCCTCGGCGCAGCCACGCATATCACCGGCGCGTTTGCCTTTGCTGCCGTCGGCAAGGCGCTGGAGATGCTGCTCAAGCCCGGGATTGCGGAGAAGTCCGGGGAAGCGGCTGCCGCCGCCGCGGACTGA
- a CDS encoding TatD family hydrolase, which yields MQLVDSHCHMDAGEFDPDRDEVVERAVAAGVVAQVVPAITAASWPKLREVCQQHPGLHPAYGLHPVFLDQHQDAHLEELREWIERERPCAIGECGLDFFIEELARERQQFLFEAQLRLAAEFHLPLVIHARRAVEEVIVALKRVGNLRGVVHSFGGSPEQAKQLWQLGFHIGLGGPLTYPRANRLRRLVTEIPLEQLLLETDAPDQPDAGIRGQRNEPARLTTILDTVAELRGQSRDEIARVTSDNARQLFGLPL from the coding sequence ATGCAACTGGTCGACAGCCACTGCCACATGGATGCAGGCGAGTTCGATCCGGACCGCGACGAAGTTGTGGAGCGCGCGGTCGCCGCCGGGGTGGTCGCCCAGGTGGTGCCCGCGATCACCGCGGCCAGCTGGCCGAAGCTGCGCGAGGTATGCCAGCAGCATCCCGGCCTGCATCCGGCCTACGGCCTGCACCCGGTGTTCCTGGACCAGCACCAGGATGCGCACCTGGAGGAACTGCGCGAGTGGATCGAGCGCGAACGCCCCTGCGCGATCGGCGAATGCGGGCTGGACTTCTTCATCGAGGAGCTGGCCCGCGAGCGGCAGCAGTTCCTGTTCGAGGCACAACTGAGGCTGGCCGCCGAGTTCCACCTGCCGCTGGTGATCCACGCCCGCCGCGCAGTGGAGGAAGTCATCGTTGCGCTCAAGCGTGTTGGCAACCTGCGCGGCGTGGTGCACAGCTTTGGCGGCAGCCCGGAACAGGCGAAGCAACTGTGGCAGCTCGGCTTCCACATCGGACTGGGCGGGCCGCTGACCTACCCGCGGGCGAACCGCCTGCGACGGCTGGTCACCGAAATCCCGCTCGAGCAGCTGCTGCTGGAAACCGACGCCCCTGACCAGCCCGATGCCGGCATTCGCGGCCAGCGCAACGAGCCGGCGCGGCTGACCACCATCCTGGACACGGTGGCCGAACTGCGCGGGCAGTCCCGCGACGAAATTGCCCGGGTCACCAGCGACAACGCGCGGCAGCTGTTCGGACTGCCGCTGTAA
- a CDS encoding DUF6116 family protein, whose protein sequence is MPSPMLLPLMGWARRLRYPTLFKLTAALFVLTLFIPDPIPMLDEILLGLGTLLLANWKTRRDPAPAVLPPRR, encoded by the coding sequence ATGCCAAGCCCGATGTTGTTGCCACTGATGGGGTGGGCCCGCAGGCTTCGCTACCCCACCCTGTTCAAGCTGACCGCCGCGTTGTTCGTACTGACGCTGTTCATTCCGGACCCAATCCCGATGCTGGACGAGATCCTGCTGGGCCTGGGTACGCTGCTGCTCGCCAACTGGAAGACCCGCCGCGATCCGGCGCCCGCCGTCCTGCCGCCTCGCCGTTGA